The following are encoded in a window of Carya illinoinensis cultivar Pawnee chromosome 15, C.illinoinensisPawnee_v1, whole genome shotgun sequence genomic DNA:
- the LOC122296274 gene encoding uncharacterized protein LOC122296274 isoform X1 → MSQNLTHNENIKDFDDVSRHLELEAERLEAAKPNHTAYVANAGPRKASRPKCKKSKNGIAAGHIKKVSETSQCTKRGKRGKNKSKLECFHCGKIGHFACDCTESKKERPST, encoded by the exons atgagccagaacctgacgcataacgagaatatcaaagactttgatgatgtctcgcgtcacttggaattggaggctgagcgcctagaggctgctaagcccaatcatacggcctatgtggctaatgctggtccacgcaaggcatcaaggcctaagtgcaagaagtccaagaatggaatagctgctggacatattaaaaaagtgtcagAAACTTCTCAGTGCACCAAGAGGGGCAAGCGTgggaaaaacaagtcaaaattagagtgcttccactgcggaaagattggccacttcgctTGTGACTGCACTGAGTCGAAGAAG GAGCGACCGAGCACATAG